The Myxocyprinus asiaticus isolate MX2 ecotype Aquarium Trade chromosome 26, UBuf_Myxa_2, whole genome shotgun sequence genome has a window encoding:
- the LOC127416893 gene encoding RAC-beta serine/threonine-protein kinase, whose translation MNEVSIIREGWLHKRGEYIKTWRPRYFILKSDGSFIGYKEKPETSDHNQPPLNNFSVAECQLMKTERPRPNTFVIRCLQWTTVIERTFHVDSNAEREEWIRAIQAVANGLKSREDEEPMEFGSPGDNSLEGMEAAIAKSHTKVTMSDFDYLKLLGKGTFGKVILVREKATGMYYAMKILRKEVIIAKDEVAHTITESRVLQNTRHPFLTTLKYAFQTRDRLCFVMEYANGGELFFHLSRERVFTEDRARFYGAEIVSALEYLHSKDVVYRDLKLENLMLDKDGHIKITDFGLCKEGITNEATMKTFCGTPEYLAPEVLEDNDYGRAVDWWGLGVVMYEMMCGRLPFYNQDHERLFELILMEEIRFPRNLSPEAKALLAGLLKKDPKQRLGGSPEDAKEVMTHKFFNSINWQDVLEKKLIPPFKPQVTSETDTRYFDDEFTAQTITVTPPDQYDSLDAEDPDTRTHFSQFSYSASVRE comes from the exons ATGAACGAGGTCAGCATCATCAGAGAGGGCTGGCTCCACAAGAGAG GTGAATACATTAAGACTTGGAGGCCTCGGTATTTCATCCTAAAGAGTGATGGCTCTTTCATCGGCTACAAGGAGAAGCCTGAGACATCAGACCACAATCAGCCACCTCTCAACAACTTCTCAGTCGCAG AGTGTCAGCTGATGAAGACTGAAAGACCTCGGCCGAACACATTTGTCATCCGCTGCTTACAGTGGACCACTGTGATTGAGCGCACCTTCCATGTGGACAGCAATGCTGAAAG AGAGGAGTGGATACGGGCAATCCAGGCTGTAGCCAATGGGCTCAAGTCCCGGGAAGATGAGGAGCCAATGGAGTTTGGTTCCCCTGGAGACAACAGCCTGGAGGGGATGGAGGCTGCCATAGCAAAGTCCCACACCAAAGTG ACAATGAGTGACTTTGACTACCTAAAGCTGCTGGGTAAGGGCACGTTTGGAAAGGTGATTCTGGTAAGGGAAAAGGCCACTGGCATGTACTACGCCATGAAGATCTTGCGCAAGGAGGTCATAATAGCTAAG GACGAGGTCGCGCACACAATCACAGAAAGCCGAGTCTTACAGAACACACGGCACCCTTTCCTTACG ACACTAAAATACGCCTTCCAAACACGTGACCGGCTGTGTTTCGTCATGGAGTATGCAAATGGAGGCGAG CTATTCTTCCACTTGTCGCGAGAGCGCGTGTTTACTGAGGACAGAGCTCGCTTCTACGGGGCTGAAATAGTTTCGGCACTGGAGTATCTGCACTCTAAAGATGTTGTCTACAGGGACCTAAAG CTGGAGAATCTAATGCTGGATAAAGATGGTCACATTAAAATCACAGACTTTGGCTTGTGTAAAGAGGGCATTACTAATGAGGCCACCATGAAGACATTCTGTGGGACACCAGAGTATCTCGCTCCTGAG GTATTAGAAGACAACGATTACGGCCGTGCGGTTGACTGGTGGGGTCTGGGAGTGGTCATGTATGAAATGATGTGTGGTCGGCTGCCCTTCTACAACCAGGACCACGAGCGTCTGTTTGAACTCATTTTAATGGAGGAGATTCGTTTCCCCAGAAACCTCTCACCCGAGGCCAAAGCCCTGCTCGCTGGCCTACTCAAGAAAGACCCCAAACAGAG GCTCGGAGGAAGTCCAGAAGATGCCAAAGAAGTGATGACACACAAGTTCTTCAATTCCATCAACTGGCAAGATGTCCTTGAAAAGAAG CTCATCCCACCGTTCAAGCCACAAGTGACCTCAGAAACAGACACACGCTACTTTGATGACGAGTTCACTGCACAGACCATTACTGTCACACCACCTGACCAAT